One region of Takifugu flavidus isolate HTHZ2018 chromosome 14, ASM371156v2, whole genome shotgun sequence genomic DNA includes:
- the LOC130537991 gene encoding major histocompatibility complex class I-related gene protein-like, translated as MNWQLFLLLHLYSLSAKKHSLRYFLTESSGVTNLPEFVAQMMVDDLLGGYCDSNRKIPKPRDWAVKMILEDPKQFEIYENECDRYQHKYRTQIKNLKEQFNQTEGIHIFQRIHGCEWDDETDEKTAFNQFGYDGEDFIALDPETMTWVAAKPQALITKRNWDNEIIYLQIKKTFNTHLCPERLKGYLQYIQKFHQRDVQPSVFLLQKTPSSPVSCHATGFYPKEAVMFWRKDGEKLHKEVEYMEILPNHDGTFQRSVDLKLSSVSPEEWSRYECVFQLPGVVEDIAIVLDTSVIRTNWVPPAEFPTGVVAGVVVVVLLLLASIMGYFIWKRPNKGFSRASSSDPSSSET; from the exons ATGAATTGGCAactgtttttgctgctccaCCTTTACTCTCTGTCTGCTA AGAAGCACAGCCTGAGATATTTCCTCACAGAATCCTCAGGAGTCACAAACCTCCCAGAGTTTGTGGCtcagatgatggtggatgaccTCCTTGGGGGCTATTGTGACAGCAATCGGAAGATCCCAAAGCCTCGTGATTGGGCAGTAAAAATGATCCTTGAAGACCCCAAACAGTTTGAAATCTATGAAAATGAGTGTGATCGCTACCAACACAAATACAGAACCCAGATTAAGAACTTAAAGGAACAATTTAACCAAACTGAAG GGATTCACATTTTCCAGAGGATACATGGCTGTGAGTGGGATGATGAGACTGACGAAAAGACTGCTTTCAATCAGTTTGGATATGACGGAGAAGACTTCATAGCCTTGGACCCAGAAACAATGACATGGGTGGCTGCAAAACCACAGGCTCTTATCACCAAACGCAACTGGGATAATGAAATCATTTATCTTCAGATAAAAAAGACATTCAACACCCATCTTTGCCCTGAAAGGCTGAAAGGGTATCTTCAATATATACAAAAGTTTCACCAGAGAGACG TACAACCATCTGTATTTCTTCTCCAGAAgactccctcctctccagtgaGCTGCCACGCTACAGGTTTCTATCCAAAAGAAGCTGTGATGTTCTGGAGGAAAGACGGAGAAAAACTTCATAAGGAAGTAGAATACATGGAGATCCTTCCCAACCATGACGGGACCTTTCAGAGGAGTGTTGATCTGAAGCTTTCCTCCGTCTCACCTGAAGAGTGGAGTagatatgagtgtgtgtttcaacTTCCTGGTGTCGTGGAGGACATTGCCATCGTACTGGACACAAGCGTGATCAGGACCAACTGGG TCCCTCCTGCAGAGTTTCCTACTGGGGTGGTCGCTGGCGTTGTCGTAgtggtcctgctcctcctcgccTCCATTATGGGTTACTTCATCTGGAAAAGACCTAACAAAG GATTCTCTCGTGCGAGCT cttctgaccCTTCATCCTCTGAAACCTAA
- the LOC130537994 gene encoding dynein light chain 2, cytoplasmic-like, with protein MSDKKAVIKNADMSDDMQQDAVDYAMQAMEKYNIEKDIAAFVKKEFDKKYNPTWHCIVGRNFGSYVTHETKHFIYFYLGQVAILLFKSG; from the exons ATGTCTGACAAGAAGGCAGTAATAAAGAATGCAGATATGTCTGATGACATGCAACAGGATGCAGTGGACTATGCCATGCAAGCAATGGAGAAATACAACATTGAGAAGGATATAGCTGCTTTTGTCAAGAAG gagTTTGACAAAAAGTACAACCCCACATGGCATTGCATCGTTGGGAGGAACTTTGGCAGCTACGTGACGCACGAGACAAAACACTTCATTTATTTCTACCTGGGCCAAGTGGCCATTCTACTCTTCAAGTCAGGCTGA